A segment of the Anopheles cruzii chromosome 2, idAnoCruzAS_RS32_06, whole genome shotgun sequence genome:
CCCACAAAACTTCTTCCATGCGCAATTCATAGTAGTAACATCCTCCGACAATACACTTTACAGGTAAACTTTGATATGATGGCCGTTATAAGGGCCATACCAGACAGTCAAAGGCCCTTCTGATAGAAATGAATTCAAGCATAAAAGATCATTGATCTTGATACAGCTTTGATGTATCGTTGGTCAGATACTAAATCATTcaaattattaaacatttGTCAACCATTCGGTAGCATTCCACATTCAGCACTACAATATGTAGACGTTGCTTGAACAGCGACAGCAATTTTATAGATTTAATAGCAATGTATGTTTTTAAATTGCAATTTAATTCTGAACCTAAAATTTGACATTGCGCTcttattaaagaaaaaaattgcCTACCGACCAAGAAGACTCCTATAGATGCCTTCATCAATTCTAATGGTGCTCTTACACCACCTGTGTTATTAATCTGTGAGATATTTCACACAAACGGAAGAAAATTAAGCAAATTTAGTTACCAATAATAACGCAACATGCAAGATACTAATACATTGGAAATGttcgtttattattttcaaaatttatgCGCTCATTGCTTGCGGGTAGTGTTATGCAGTGtcattgatcgaaaaaaatccatttttgTACTTATATTTCAACAAATGGATAGCTACTATTGCCGCAGCTGAATCGGAGGTTTATGGGTGTACAGAAAGTGTATATACTAGGATAAACTAGGTGTGATCAGTGAAGACCAAAACAGTAGACCGACTCAGATATGACATAGTTACGGCGACAGTACAAGAACAGCTTCGTGTAGTCTGATCCGAGCTATTAAGAGCTACTTAGAATAACCATTAATGCACTGCGCAGTGACTCTAAAGGGCGAAGGGAGTgaataacatttaaataacgTATCTCATTCAATAAACGAAGGTCaatgaaaagagaaaaaccgaaacctaaGGGAAGCCGGTGTGTGCTTTAAACTGATATCGCTATCAATCGGACCGCAGGGAGGGATCAGCGGTTTGTCTACTTGGGGTAAAATGGGTAATGGATACTCACTgtatcctgctgctgctgttgctgttgaatgTGCGATGTTTGCTGATTCGTTTTTAAAAAgacagcggcggcagcggccgcatTTTGGGAACTATTCGTTGGCCCGCCacgatactgctgctgccccaTTGACGGGTTGTTTCCCAATAACGGCGAGCTAAGGAACTGTGATCCGTAATTGGGCGTTTgctgttgtggtggtggtgcctggGGAGCCATCGATGGATTCTGTCCGCCATGGCCGCCAAACATGTTGGCCGCTGCTACGGCCGTCGGAATTCCGTAACTTTGCGTCGTACCCGCGCCGGCACCGAAAAATGCATTCTGTCCACCAGTCGTGTTGGAATAATAACTGGCGGCCGAGTTCTGCAACGGTGCAGGCGAAAACATTCCCAAATATTGCTGCCCATAGGGAGGTTGTCCCACCGTGCCACCGCTCTTCGAACCGATCGCCCCTATTTGCTGCGAGTTGGACTTGACCGTTGACGACATTAGGGAACTGTTGCTGGATGAGATTAGCATGGTACTGGGATTATTCAGCTGCGACGATTGGTTGGTGTACGGTGACTGCACGGAGCCCATACGGAACTGCGATGTTAGGCTCTGATACATTTCGGGCGCTGGAGCAGTTTGGATGTTGGTTGGGGTTGCCATATAGGCATTGTACGGCCCAGCGGTACCGGAGGTGCCGTAATGCGTCGGGAACTGCGAAAACTGCGAACGTCCACTCGCTTCGAGCTGGAATGCATTGTAGAGTCCACCTTGTGATGTCATCGTAGCGGCAGAGTTGTAGAGCACTGCCGGCGGTGACGGTATCGCCGATACGCCGTACTGTGCCGGATAGTAGGGTTGCGGTGCGGATGGGATCGATCCACTGGGCATCTGCGGCGGTGGAGAAAGGCCTAGACTTCCAGACTGATGCATTCCCTGCTGAGTAGGTTTTACCTTGCACACATTAGCACTGTTCGCAACTGCTGCCGCGGCCAGCACATCGACCGGATGCTTATTTAGACCGCTCATGCCAGCTGCCACTGTCTGATGCTGAGCGGCTCCagtgtgctgctgttgcaacTGCTGTTGTGcctgttgttgatgttgctgcacctgatgttgctgatgctgctgatggtgctgttgttgttgctgatgttgttgctgttgctgatgctgctgatggtgctgctgatgctgttgctggtgttgatgctgctgctgaagctgcggctgcgcttgttgttgctgctgttgttgcgactgttgttgctgctgctgctgctgctggtgcggatgatgatggtggccctgctgcggctgctgttgaGACTGTTGCGATTGTtgcggctgttgctgcagatgctgttgctgatgcgGTTGgtgcgattgctgctgctgctgctggacctgTTGAGCTTGTTGAaccgtttgttgctgttgctgttgctgtaccTGCTGAACTTGCTGAAccacttgctgctggtgtaccacctgttgttgctgttgctgaagcGGTTGCacttgctgcggctgctgatgttgcAGACCGGTTCCGTATCCGCTAGCGTTATCACTACAGTCGCCGGCGTTTGCTCCAGGTGTTCCTCCGAGCACGATTCCTCCATCAGACCCACTGGTGCTACTTTTGGTGCTGCTATTGTTGAAGTGGTGATGATCCAATGTTCCCTGTTCTTGCGCGAACGAACCATATGAAGATGGGACAGCACTGTGCTGGTTATGATGACCAACCATAGCGTGCTGAAACTGGGACAGATGAGGCTGATGTGGGCCGGAGACAAAGTTGGGTGACATATGTACTCCTCCAGGGCCGGCACCAGGGCCACCACCTGTTCCTGCGCCCGGCATGGCCGATTCATCGGACATTCCAACGGGCTGCTCTGGAACGGTCGGCATTTCCCAAACCTTCTTAACGCTGGCTATTTTCATGTTCAGCTCAGCTGTCGATGGTGATATCATATTCTGCACCGAAGGTGTTGCCCCGGTGGTGTGGATCGACTTCGGCACGCACAGACCAACCGACGCCTGTGACGGTGCTGTGACCGGGGACTGTTTGATCACCTTACTGCCATCGATCAAATGGCTAATGTCCGTCTCGAAGGAAAAGGATTTCATTTCTTTACCATAGTCGGCGTCCGCATTTTGGAATGCTATGCCTTGCAAGGTGCTAGTGACAGGTTTCGCCgcctgctgttgttgcttcgGATGTTGCTGAAGGCCGGACGATAGAACACTTTGTGCACAACCAACCGCGGTCGTCGTTGATGCACCCGGCCGGTGCTGTGTAGCAGAGCCCACAATTTGTTGGTGCGATTTGCCTTCATGCGAAGAGACCGCATTCTTGAATGACGACGAATCATCTGCAACCGATTTGCCACCCAGTGAGCTCGgtgcgctgctggtgctgctttGATTACGTTTCTTTATGGTGCTACTATTGCCAGTGCCACCACCAACTGTGTTTAGGGGCGATCCAACAGAGGAGGCGCTTGCTCCCGCCATAGCAACCGCGGACGATTTGTAGTTCGTATTTTCAAAAATGATCGTGTTAACCGGCGGTGTGCTGCCATCCAAATGATGCTTATTATTATCAGTCTTTACGTTTGACGATACGCTcatgttggccattttgtcCACCAatgactgctgctgttgctgctgtgtaCTTTCAGCGCCACTTAGTGTCGGCGGTATTTGTTGCACTCCGCTTATAATATGAATGAGAGAACTTCCTTCGGTACACAGTGTGGAGGATGCCACAGCCTCGGCCGTATGATCATTTGGCGACGTAACTTTTGTGCCAGATTCGCCCGTTTCATTTGGATCGGATGAAGTCTTGCCGGCATCACCCATCGAACTGTGGGTTCGTCCGCCATCACCCGCCGTTCCTGCTTTTTGCTGCTTCACTAAACGTGCCGCATGATGGCCGCTACCGCCACGATAGTTTCGATCAGCGGTTCCACTACTTCCTGCcgccgacgaggaggaggCTCCGCGATAAACGGAAGTATCGACAGCACAGCTGCCGGATCCCCCACCGGATGTTGCTGTACCTTGGGATTGGGCCTGCTGTATGCTTAATACTGTTGAATGCTGGAGCAAATTGTGGTTTCCAATGCTGGCGGCTCCTTTGACATTTGGGCCCACGCCCGTTGCTTTCAGTTTATCGTTCTGTCCGGCCACGTTCACAGCagcgggagcagcagcagctccgctggattccgttttcgtttggtCCTCCCCATCATGTGGTTCGATCTTCTTGTGGTCTCCTGCACGTTCACCCATTAGCTTCTTTTCTCCTTCAACAGTGCGTTCAAACGACTTCTTGCCGTCGCCTTGCATTACCAATTGCTCATCCGACGATTTGCCAATAGTAACCAGTTTAGTGCAGCCTCGCATCAAGACGGCAGTTGGACaaccgctgccgctggcgaTGGACACTTTCACCTTAATACGATCATCACTAGCACCAGCGACATTGGATGAGCTATTCATGCCCGCATCGCCTCCACCAAAAGGACTCTTGGAATTCGGTGGCCCATAGCCGTCGACCTTTTTAGCAACATTTCCAGCAGTGCCGGGAGCACCACTCGGCGTTTTGCGGAATGACACAGACGACAATGAAGAAGCACCTCCCGTCGTGCTaccgccacggccacgtcgGGAAGGTTCGCCACGCGGAGTAAATCCTTCGTTCGTACCCATGCTACTAACTTGTGCAGTCGATTTGGTTCCAGCACCCTGGAGTGGTCCCGAATGACGATAttgatgctgctgatgttgctggaAACCGTGCTGTTGTTTAGTTCCACCACTCGGTTTCTTTCCCATTTGCGGATCGTCTTCAAAACCTTCCTCCGAAAACTCCGATTCACTCCAGTAGTCTTGGTTGTAATTACGACTGCCTATTTTGCCACCACCGCGAGATCGATTCCAACTTGATCCACCGGTTCCCCGGTTTGATCCAGTATCACCGCGCTGATATCCACTTCCGTAGCTACCTCGCATTcctggcccaccaccaccacgggggtCCTGCTTACGATCCCGCGTGCCGCGCTGTGGTTGAGAAGGTGCAACGAATTTCTTACTGTCACCATGTTGTTGCATTGTTGCGAGCTTATCATCTGCTTCCTTGCCAGCCACAGATCCGGTTTTAGCGGCACCGGATGTTTTCAGTGCTAACCCTTCCGAGCTATCGGTTCTAGTTGTCTTGTTGGTTGCTGTGCACATGGCATCTTCTTCGGACAATGTTGTTAGGCTTCCATTTGAACAGTCATCCATCGAAGCAAGCTTTGTTAACACCTTTACGCCGTGTCCCTCCATGGTGGTTTGATCAGCACCGTCGGTCCACAGTTTGGCAGCACTTTTTGTGTCAGCTGGCGACGATTGTTTCCGATGGGAAACTACCGATGCCTTACCACCGTAAACACTTTCGGGTTGAGAGAACGGTGCAATACTGAACCGTTTTGATTCTGCATCATGTAGCGTTGGCGAAGACGTTTTCTTCGAACGCTGATCGGCGAAACAGGGTGGTGTTTCGCGGTGTCGATCGCCACTAGACGAAACTGGTTCTTTTTGTAACATCAAAGACTTGTCTTCAGTAGTCGAGGACAACAGGCAATGGTCATCTTTCTCCCCATCAAGATCCCATGATGTTTCGCGCGGAAGGCTGCCAGTCTTGGCAGATGAAAATGGGATATTTTGTTGACTATAGTGCTGCCCGTGGTGGTTTTCGTCGCTAGAAACGCTAATTTTACGCTGAGAGCTTTCAGACGTACTGCGCGCAAGTTGCGGTGTAGCGCGGCCACCTTTGATCGTATTGGAAGTATCCGACCCAATGCTGCCCAAACGATCAGTATCCTCTTCAGAATCTAATTTTCGCTTCAGAATTTCTTGCGGAACGTTGCCAGCATGCTCACGATCACGCTCACGATCACGCTCATGATCACCTTCCAGCTGCTCCCGCTGCTCGTACTCCCTTTCTTCTCTATCACGGGAAATACTCCAAGTTAAAGGCGGTGGCGCATCACCTTCGGTGCGTCGCGCAATGATTGTAGTTTTACCGTACGTTTGCTGGTTATGGATAAATCGCGGATCGTATTGTTGAGAAAACGGAATCCCAATCTTTACATCGGCACCCTCTCGTCCGCTGCTCGAGGCATGATTGACGGGGCCAACATTAGAGGATCGAGAGCCaacgttattattatttgcagCATTCATTGACGGTAAGTTAGGTCCAGGGGCGTTTCTTTCCTGCTTGCGACGTTGGAACCGCGGCGGCAAGTTCGATTGAAATGACTTCGAAAAAGCAGGGACATCCCAGTTCGTATTGGTGCTTCCGCTGCTTCCTTCGcgatctcgctctcgctcgttTCTGGTGTTGCTGTAGTCAAAGCGAGTATCTCTAGTATCAGATCTTTCTCCACTTTTACCCCTTTTCATTGCCAAAGGAGCACGTTCGTGTGCCAGCTGCTGCTCAGTATTGACATACGGTTTGCCGTCTTCCGATTTAAGGGTTCCGGCCAAACCCGTGGCCAGAGAAGCGGTCGCAGCATTACCCGAAGTACCAGTCGTGGAATCTTCAGTCTTTTTGCGACTAAGCTTTTGCTCCAGTTCCTGCAGCTTTCTTGCAGCCGCCTGCTTACGTTCCATTTCGCGCTTTTGATCTTCTTCACGGCGCTGCTTCAAGCGCTCCTTAGCTTCGGCAGCATCCAACACTCCGCCGACCACGTTCGAGCTACCCGACACCGCTGCTCCGACAGAGCGACCGGCATATCCTCCGTTCGAATGCATTCCACTCTGTGGGCCCCGCTGTTCGCGATCTCTATtaccacgctgctgctgctgctcacggTCATGCTCGCGTTCCTTAGTTCGCTCCTTGTCATACGGTTTATCATACTCCACTTGCTTGCTGTGGTTGGAACTGATGTGCTCGGCTTTTGCGTTGCTTACAGTGCTTTGAGCCGCGTTGCTCGCTTTGGCCGCAACAGACGGCAGATTCGGCTCCGATTCATCATCCGAAAACTCGATCTTCTGGTTGTAATCAAACTCGTAGTCTTTGGCCCATCCTTCGTCCTTGGAAATCGCTTCAAGTCGCTGCAGCTCTTCGTCACGGATGATGGGTCGCACGACTATAGATTCTTGGTCCATCATGCCTCCATACGCAAGCAAATTACGATGGTCATCTGGGAAGCCAGGATTGTTATTGCCTTCACCGCTATCTGCACCGCCACTAGCGCCAGCACGAGTTGCATTTGAATAGGGGCCACCGCTTGAAGCATTGCCGCCACCTCCTGCACGGTGACCGTGGCGCGGTGCGCCACCACCCCGACGCCCTCCTGTATACTGATGGTCGTGGTTAAACATCCCCGGCCCTCCGTTTCCCCGTTCCCCGTGGCTTATAGCCGAACCACCGGCGCCGACGTTTCCATTGCCAGCATTGCGCATCCTTCCTGTTGCAGTTGTAGGTCCGGTGGATTGGTTTGATCCTGACGGTCCAaatcgttgctgctgctgatggtctGACGATGCAGATGAATGGTGCTGAGAGCCATAGTTCTGTGGCTGACCAAAGTTGCCGGATAAGTTGCTGTTGCCATTGTTCCGATGAGTCTGCGCTACCGGTGGACCGGATACATGAACTTGAGCCTGTGCTGGCGGAGcagctgacgatgacgacgactgACCACCGCCGTCTACGCTTCCGGTAGAACCAGCGTCGCTTCCGCGCATAAAAGGGGGCAGCAAAGCCCGAAATTGGGGTGGTAGTGGTGGAGCAATCGCATCCGGGTTCGAAGACTGATGCTGATTGTTGTTCAATCCTTTTGAGCCACTCGCTCCAGAGTCCATCGCCGAGGATCCGGTGCCTGACCGCGCTTCGTTTCCATGCTGATGAGCCCAACTTGCATCGGCTTGGGATCGGGTATTCATCTGAGAGCCACTCGGGTATTGatcttgctgttgctgcatcTTGTTGGCGTTGGTACCACATGAGCCAGTGTCGTCCAGAGAAGGGAACTCGTTCTAAAATACAAAGCAGACATTTCATACACACCCCACACAGTGCGAATCGTTATACGGCTATTACCGTGCTCCATGTTGACGCAGAAGAAGCAATGTTCGGAGATGCCTGATACAGTGAGTTGTTGTTTGAATGTACAGCGCCAGCTGATAAGTTATTGTTACTGCCAGGGGTATTCGACTTATTGCCACCGGTGCCGTTATTTTGCCCCTGGGAATCGCTCTGTTCAATGCCCCAGCTACCCGCTTGGTCAGAAGGAGTGCTTACTTCAGCTTTCAACGACGGAAGATTTGCGGGCGCTCGACGGGCCGAGGGCACCTTTCCCAAACTTTGCATTCCATGTTTACGAGGAGCGGCATTCTTTTGTGTCGATGGTTCTAGTGATTCGCCCTGAAAAAAAGGATGATAGAATGTATACTTTTGGGTTGTCTTCTTAGTGTGCACACTAGTGTGCCGTTCGCAGACAACTTACGCGGCTGGTTATGTAGAGCTTGTTGATATCTAGTGCTGCAAATTTGGGCTTGGCATTACGCTCCCCCTTAGATCCCCCCAATGCATTCATGCTGCCAGAGAATCTTCATCAGCGAAAATATCAGAGCTCCTCGCGTTACTTCGATACTTTATTTCGAACTGATGGAAGTACGCGCAGGGAAGATATCGCAAAAGAGCAAACTATTTCCTCGACGTTTTATGCCAATGTGAACCCACAGTCCGTTGCCAGTCGTTGCTACGCCGTGATCTTCGGTATAGTTTTACTCAACTCAGCCAAAAGCTGTGATTGTAGTAGCGAAAGAGGCGGGGTTGTCTAAAGCtgttgaagaaacaaaagagaaaagaTTACTCGTGTGTTTGCGCCCAGAATAGAATCTACGTTAGGTATCTTGGTTACATCCAAACTTGATCCGTATAAACATCAAGTAAATATGCATCGATATACGTCGCTACAAATCATTTTTGATAAACTCAATAATCCCTTATACCGTAACACCATTGCTGGCAACAATTGCTTTCACACGTGTACACGCGTCCATTTTTTACGCATACATTTTTCTATTTCCTCACAATGATCAAGTTCTGCGCGTTTTCTCTTCATCGCCATTGACAACCGCATGTGCACATTCTCCGGTTGTGAAAAGGGAGAATTTAGTTTTactgaaaataaaacagaatcGCGGCTGCAATAGAATAAGACATTCGCTTTGCATTTGTTTTACCATGAATGGTCaaatccaaaaaaaaacacagacacattACAAAACAATCCCGATCATGTCTCTATTCAATTTTATCTTAAAATGAATGGTGTtgctgaagaaaattaatgttCTGTCATTGCTATTGTTTAATATTCTCCTACGAGTTAACGCTTTTCAAGACTGTTATAATGTACTTCAAATACATAAAAGAAtctaaaataaatatttttaaatagttATGTATCATAAATCTGATCACACACTGATCACGATAgatttttcaaaatacatCGCCTATTATAGATCAATTTATTTGAAGATGAAGATCACGCAGAgtaataaatacggctcagCCCGTTCCTCTAAGATTAAAAGTAGCTATCTACATGTTATAGTTAGTTAGCTATCCGCCATCACAATCTATCCGCTATCCGAGCGGTCTGGGCCTGGAACAGGGTACATATAACATTACATACAATATATCTCAGGGCCTATATATACGTATATATGCACATGTATATAAAgacatatatatatacatgCATGCATATTTATATACATATACACATCATCTAAATTTCTATTcatctttatttttatttatcatttataTATCTGCATTTGCATATTCGCTTATGCATATACATATGTATACATATGCTATAATAGGCAATGGTGTCGGAAATCAAAGATACAcgtacacacatacacagtgCTATAAAAACGACTTTgtagtcacacacacacttgcccACTTGACTCGATTACACAGAATTCGCACACACTGGCATAGGTGCAATTCCCCACTCCGGAACTTACGAGCAAATTATTCACCTACCGATGGGTTGACATAGAAAAAAATTGAGAAAGGGTTACTAACTATTCGcaggattttattttacaGTTAGAATCGCACTACTCGAGCTAAAACACCACTTCCAACTCTTCCTACAAAGCCACCAGTAAGGCAGAAACGGCCaatcgagaaaaaagaaaactccgcGTTGCCCACGACGAACCATTTCCCATGGTTCGTCCGACCCGACCGAGTGGGTTATAACACGTTTTCCATTACCTTTACCAACTGCGTTTTATGCACATGGAATTGAACACAAATTTTACTGCTTTCCACTATTGTTTCTGATGCAAACTCACGTTTAAGGTTCAAACTTTTCTTTCGACTATTCCCCTGACGGAGCAATCTGCAGGATTTCTAAAATGGCGTTGCCATTCAGTGCGTTGATGAACAGATGAACTATTTCGTTGGTTCATTTCGATCATTCACTACTCCTTGCTTTCATCTAGATATCATTTAGCGGCCCTAGTGGTTTGTGTTACCCGTGCTGAAAAGTATTCCAAACATGATCCAAGATCACAATCATCGTGAAAATTAAAAGCCAAATTAGTAAAAAAGTAAATTCGTTTGTACGGAAAAATTATTAAGTTTGTTTGGAAATAGTTTTACTTTTCCTTTTACTCAATTTTcatgggaaaatattttaattttgtctTTTCTTGGTCCTTAAAGTTTGGAGTTTGGAGTAGGGCAATTAAACACAATTTGTCAATTTAggacaaaccaaaaaaaactcaaCCGGGAACTAAAGCGTTTTCTCGagcgtcattttgctatagcttcGAGTTAACGCTTATGTTcccgtttgagtttcataatattATTACCAAATAAAAGTATGGAAAACGTTCAACATTCTGAAGAGCTGTTTGGGTCACTAAGCGaaggtgaaacaaataaatgtgaCAAACAAATCTGTAATGAAGAACAATTAATGTGTTAATTAATGTTGCAGAAAACAACGGTATTTCTGAGCTAGGCCCAAGCTACGATGCAGAAACACCTGCCCTGAAGAACTGCCAATCACCCGAAAATGCTGCAATTGCAATTGAATGTGATgtttccaacacacacaaagcggAAGAAGCTTTAATAAGTGATGCAGGTACGTTATAAATTATGCTTGACTCCATCATATTGCAATAATATCTTCTTTTCTAGCGGATCGTGTCTCACAGTTTCCTTTGACACGAGTGAAACAAATTATGAAACTGGATTCCGGCGTTTCGATATTCAGCCCGGAGGCCGTGTTTTTAGTAACAAAAGCAGCAGAATTTTTTGTACAAACGTTAGCGAAAGAATCCAGCAGCTATACCATGGCTTCTAAGAAGAAAACAGTGACAAAAGCAGATGTTGAATTGGCAATTGATAACGTTGAATCGCTCTTGTTTTTGGATGCAATGCTAAATGTATGATGAAAGTGAGAAAATGCA
Coding sequences within it:
- the LOC128278855 gene encoding hornerin-like, which gives rise to MNALGGSKGERNAKPKFAALDINKLYITSRGESLEPSTQKNAAPRKHGMQSLGKVPSARRAPANLPSLKAEVSTPSDQAGSWGIEQSDSQGQNNGTGGNKSNTPGSNNNLSAGAVHSNNNSLYQASPNIASSASTWSTNEFPSLDDTGSCGTNANKMQQQQDQYPSGSQMNTRSQADASWAHQHGNEARSGTGSSAMDSGASGSKGLNNNQHQSSNPDAIAPPLPPQFRALLPPFMRGSDAGSTGSVDGGGQSSSSSAAPPAQAQVHVSGPPVAQTHRNNGNSNLSGNFGQPQNYGSQHHSSASSDHQQQQRFGPSGSNQSTGPTTATGRMRNAGNGNVGAGGSAISHGERGNGGPGMFNHDHQYTGGRRGGGAPRHGHRAGGGGNASSGGPYSNATRAGASGGADSGEGNNNPGFPDDHRNLLAYGGMMDQESIVVRPIIRDEELQRLEAISKDEGWAKDYEFDYNQKIEFSDDESEPNLPSVAAKASNAAQSTVSNAKAEHISSNHSKQVEYDKPYDKERTKEREHDREQQQQRGNRDREQRGPQTVSGSSNVVGGVLDAAEAKERLKQRREEDQKREMERKQAAARKLQELEQKLSRKKTEDSTTGTSGNAATASLATGLAGTLKSEDGKPYVNTEQQLAHERAPLAMKRGKSGERSDTRDTRFDYSNTRNERERDREGSSGSTNTNWDVPAFSKSFQSNLPPRFQRRKQERNAPGPNLPSMNAANNNNVGSRSSNVGPVNHASSSGREGADVKIGIPFSQQYDPRFIHNQQTYGKTTIIARRTEGDAPPPLTWSISRDREEREYEQREQLEGDHERDRERDREHAGNVPQEILKRKLDSEEDTDRLGSIGSDTSNTIKGGRATPQLARSTSESSQRKISVSSDENHHGQHYSQQNIPFSSAKTGSLPRETSWDLDGEKDDHCLLSSTTEDKSLMLQKEPVSSSGDRHRETPPCFADQRSKKTSSPTLHDAESKRFSIAPFSQPESVYGGKASVVSHRKQSSPADTKSAAKLWTDGADQTTMEGHGVKVLTKLASMDDCSNGSLTTLSEEDAMCTATNKTTRTDSSEGLALKTSGAAKTGSVAGKEADDKLATMQQHGDSKKFVAPSQPQRGTRDRKQDPRGGGGPGMRGSYGSGYQRGDTGSNRGTGGSSWNRSRGGGKIGSRNYNQDYWSESEFSEEGFEDDPQMGKKPSGGTKQQHGFQQHQQHQYRHSGPLQGAGTKSTAQVSSMGTNEGFTPRGEPSRRGRGGSTTGGASSLSSVSFRKTPSGAPGTAGNVAKKVDGYGPPNSKSPFGGGDAGMNSSSNVAGASDDRIKVKVSIASGSGCPTAVLMRGCTKLVTIGKSSDEQLVMQGDGKKSFERTVEGEKKLMGERAGDHKKIEPHDGEDQTKTESSGAAAAPAAVNVAGQNDKLKATGVGPNVKGAASIGNHNLLQHSTVLSIQQAQSQGTATSGGGSGSCAVDTSVYRGASSSSAAGSSGTADRNYRGGSGHHAARLVKQQKAGTAGDGGRTHSSMGDAGKTSSDPNETGESGTKVTSPNDHTAEAVASSTLCTEGSSLIHIISGVQQIPPTLSGAESTQQQQQQSLVDKMANMSVSSNVKTDNNKHHLDGSTPPVNTIIFENTNYKSSAVAMAGASASSVGSPLNTVGGGTGNSSTIKKRNQSSTSSAPSSLGGKSVADDSSSFKNAVSSHEGKSHQQIVGSATQHRPGASTTTAVGCAQSVLSSGLQQHPKQQQQAAKPVTSTLQGIAFQNADADYGKEMKSFSFETDISHLIDGSKVIKQSPVTAPSQASVGLCVPKSIHTTGATPSVQNMISPSTAELNMKIASVKKVWEMPTVPEQPVGMSDESAMPGAGTGGGPGAGPGGVHMSPNFVSGPHQPHLSQFQHAMVGHHNQHSAVPSSYGSFAQEQGTLDHHHFNNSSTKSSTSGSDGGIVLGGTPGANAGDCSDNASGYGTGLQHQQPQQVQPLQQQQQQVVHQQQVVQQVQQVQQQQQQQTVQQAQQVQQQQQQSHQPHQQQHLQQQPQQSQQSQQQPQQGHHHHPHQQQQQQQQQSQQQQQQQAQPQLQQQHQHQQQHQQHHQQHQQQQQHQQQQQHHQQHQQHQVQQHQQQAQQQLQQQHTGAAQHQTVAAGMSGLNKHPVDVLAAAAVANSANVCKVKPTQQGMHQSGSLGLSPPPQMPSGSIPSAPQPYYPAQYGVSAIPSPPAVLYNSAATMTSQGGLYNAFQLEASGRSQFSQFPTHYGTSGTAGPYNAYMATPTNIQTAPAPEMYQSLTSQFRMGSVQSPYTNQSSQLNNPSTMLISSSNSSLMSSTVKSNSQQIGAIGSKSGGTVGQPPYGQQYLGMFSPAPLQNSAASYYSNTTGGQNAFFGAGAGTTQSYGIPTAVAAANMFGGHGGQNPSMAPQAPPPQQQTPNYGSQFLSSPLLGNNPSMGQQQYRGGPTNSSQNAAAAAAVFLKTNQQTSHIQQQQQQQDTWDLQNQLMQQQQQQVQNQQQQAGLSAQQQLSSQGSQQTQGQQPSHNRNLLPPNHVANQMVGGGGNAVVGGGVPGSGASGVVVGGGGNCGNVGRSSSQVQGPGSSGGQRYPSPIQRPTNYTQPPVSGLQQQHQQRSNRQVTGHAQQGAGGGGGGGPSPGGPNVGQGMSNSNKHYYGGNRG
- the LOC128267905 gene encoding DNA polymerase epsilon subunit 4-like, whose amino-acid sequence is MENVQHSEELFGSLSEENNGISELGPSYDAETPALKNCQSPENAAIAIECDVSNTHKAEEALISDAADRVSQFPLTRVKQIMKLDSGVSIFSPEAVFLVTKAAEFFVQTLAKESSSYTMASKKKTVTKADVELAIDNVESLLFLDAMLNV